A genomic stretch from Aminobacter aminovorans includes:
- a CDS encoding ABC transporter ATP-binding protein — MSVILEARNIVRDYHVPGSFLKKAKTVHAVKGVSFQVEKGKTLAIVGESGCGKSTLGRILTLIDPATSGELLIEGKTVDIAKGDLTPEMRRKVQIVFQNPYGSLNPRQKIGDILTEPLVINTKTPADERRDRAMTLLKKVGLEEKHYNRYPHMFSGGQRQRIAIARALMLNPKLLVLDEPVSALDLSVQAQVLNLLADLQDEFQLTYVFISHDLSVVRYIADEVMVMYFGEAVEYGSRDEVFADPKHSYTKTLFAATPRADVESIRARLARKKAA, encoded by the coding sequence ATGAGCGTCATTCTCGAAGCGCGCAACATCGTGCGCGACTACCACGTGCCCGGCAGCTTTCTGAAGAAGGCCAAGACCGTTCACGCCGTCAAAGGCGTGAGCTTCCAGGTCGAGAAGGGCAAGACGCTGGCGATCGTCGGCGAAAGCGGCTGCGGCAAATCCACGCTCGGCCGCATCCTGACGCTGATCGACCCGGCGACGTCGGGCGAGTTGCTGATCGAAGGCAAGACCGTCGACATCGCCAAGGGTGACCTGACGCCCGAGATGCGCCGCAAGGTGCAGATCGTGTTCCAGAATCCTTATGGCTCGCTCAATCCGCGCCAGAAGATCGGCGACATCCTGACCGAGCCGCTGGTCATCAACACCAAGACGCCGGCCGACGAACGCCGCGACCGCGCGATGACGCTGCTGAAGAAGGTTGGCCTCGAAGAGAAGCACTACAACCGCTATCCGCACATGTTCTCGGGCGGCCAGCGCCAGCGCATCGCAATCGCGCGCGCGCTGATGCTGAACCCGAAGCTTCTGGTGCTGGACGAGCCGGTGTCGGCGCTCGATCTTTCGGTGCAGGCGCAGGTGCTGAACCTGCTCGCCGACCTGCAGGACGAGTTCCAGCTGACCTACGTCTTCATCAGCCACGACCTTTCGGTCGTGCGCTACATCGCCGACGAGGTGATGGTGATGTATTTCGGCGAGGCGGTCGAATATGGCAGCCGCGACGAGGTCTTCGCCGACCCCAAGCACAGCTACACCAAGACGCTGTTTGCAGCGACGCCGCGCGCCGATGTCGAGAGCATCCGCGCCCGTCTGGCTAGGAAGAAGGCTGCCTGA
- a CDS encoding ABC transporter ATP-binding protein has product MALLEIENLVVEFETASGPFRAVNGVSMKVHEGEVLAIVGESGSGKSVSMLAAMGLLPWTAKVTADKLTFNGRDLLAMPANERRKIIGKDIAMIFQEPVASLNPCFTVGFQIEEVLRVHMGLDKAARRKRAIELFQAVGIPDPAERLNSYPHQMSGGQCQRVMIAIAIACNPKLLIADEPTTALDVTIQKQILDLLMKLQADHGMGLIMITHNMGVVAETADRVVVQYKGRKMEEADVLTLFENPKSNYTRALLAALPDNATGDRLPTISELFVDDQVEGAAR; this is encoded by the coding sequence ATGGCGCTTCTTGAAATCGAAAACCTGGTCGTCGAGTTTGAGACGGCCTCCGGTCCCTTCCGCGCCGTCAATGGCGTGTCGATGAAGGTCCACGAGGGCGAGGTTCTTGCCATCGTCGGCGAGTCCGGTTCGGGCAAGTCGGTGTCGATGCTGGCCGCGATGGGCCTGCTGCCCTGGACGGCCAAGGTCACCGCCGACAAGCTGACCTTCAACGGCCGCGACCTGCTCGCCATGCCTGCCAACGAGCGGCGCAAGATCATCGGCAAGGACATTGCCATGATCTTCCAGGAGCCGGTGGCGAGCCTAAACCCGTGCTTCACCGTCGGCTTCCAGATCGAGGAAGTGCTGCGCGTGCACATGGGCCTCGACAAAGCTGCGCGCCGCAAGCGCGCGATCGAGCTTTTCCAGGCGGTCGGCATTCCAGATCCGGCCGAGCGCCTCAACTCCTACCCGCACCAGATGTCCGGCGGGCAGTGCCAGCGCGTGATGATCGCCATCGCCATTGCCTGCAATCCGAAGCTGCTCATTGCCGACGAGCCGACAACCGCTCTCGACGTGACGATCCAGAAGCAGATCCTCGACCTGTTGATGAAGCTGCAGGCCGACCACGGCATGGGCCTGATCATGATCACCCACAACATGGGTGTCGTGGCTGAGACCGCCGACCGCGTGGTCGTGCAGTACAAGGGCCGCAAGATGGAAGAAGCCGACGTGCTGACGCTGTTCGAAAACCCCAAGAGCAACTACACGCGCGCGCTGCTGGCGGCACTGCCGGACAATGCGACCGGCGATCGCCTGCCGACGATCTCGGAACTCTTCGTCGACGACCAGGTGGAGGGGGCTGCACGATGA
- a CDS encoding ABC transporter ATP-binding protein: MSALLRVEGLSKRYRRGDREFAALDGVSFEIAPGETLALVGPSGSGKSTVARILLRLVEPDAGSIRFNGEELLGLRGAALRATRTKLQMVFQDPLAAFNPRATVARLIDDPLRIHGIVGRADRPKAIAALLERVGLAAELAGRRVHEISGGQRQRLAIARALSTRPALIVLDEAVSALDVLVRADILGLLAELQRDEGVAYLFISHDLGTVRAMARRIAIMDGGRIVEHGDAATVIASPASSTGRALVAATPELPVFPGLPAFKETVS, encoded by the coding sequence ATGAGCGCGCTGCTACGGGTTGAAGGGTTGTCGAAACGCTACCGGCGCGGCGACAGGGAGTTCGCTGCGCTCGACGGTGTTTCCTTCGAGATCGCCCCAGGCGAGACACTGGCGCTGGTCGGCCCCTCCGGCTCGGGCAAGTCGACGGTAGCGCGCATCCTGCTGCGGCTGGTCGAGCCTGATGCCGGCAGCATCCGCTTCAACGGTGAGGAACTGCTTGGATTGCGTGGTGCTGCTCTCAGGGCAACGCGGACGAAGCTGCAGATGGTGTTCCAGGATCCGCTGGCCGCCTTCAATCCGCGCGCCACGGTGGCTCGCCTGATCGACGATCCGCTGCGCATCCATGGCATTGTCGGGCGCGCCGATCGGCCAAAGGCGATTGCAGCATTGCTGGAACGTGTCGGCCTCGCTGCCGAGCTGGCCGGCCGCCGCGTGCACGAGATTTCGGGCGGCCAGCGCCAGCGCTTGGCGATTGCGCGCGCGCTTTCCACCAGGCCAGCGCTGATCGTGCTCGACGAGGCGGTGTCGGCACTCGATGTGCTGGTACGCGCCGACATTCTCGGTCTGCTTGCCGAACTGCAAAGGGATGAGGGCGTTGCCTATCTCTTCATCTCGCATGATCTGGGCACGGTGCGCGCCATGGCCCGCCGCATTGCCATCATGGATGGCGGCCGCATCGTCGAGCACGGCGACGCTGCTACCGTTATCGCCAGCCCGGCCTCGTCCACGGGCCGCGCTCTGGTGGCGGCCACGCCGGAACTGCCTGTCTTCCCAGGACTGCCTGCTTTCAAGGAGACCGTTTCGTGA
- a CDS encoding ABC transporter permease encodes MSARRLFRTPEAVAGFAILGLLGLMALAAPMLFPGDPLAIAGQPLLRPFQDWALPLGTDRLGRDVLAGLFHGARTSLAVGLAATAAAILVGSILGTVAGFAGGLVDEVLMRITDAFQTVPGFLLSLALVSVVGPSLGVVVAAIALSAWTGPARIARAEVLSIRERDYVASARVIGMHPVEIAFREVLPNALPQVLALSSVIVAAAILTEAALSFLGLGDPNRVTWGGMIAEGRAVLRSAPYLSVIPGIALVLAVLGVYLAGEGVVEGTAAREGQA; translated from the coding sequence ATGAGTGCGCGTCGCCTGTTCCGCACGCCCGAAGCCGTTGCCGGTTTTGCCATCCTCGGATTGCTTGGCCTGATGGCACTGGCCGCGCCCATGCTGTTCCCCGGCGACCCTCTGGCGATTGCCGGTCAGCCCTTGCTGCGGCCTTTCCAGGATTGGGCGCTGCCGTTGGGCACCGATAGGCTCGGTCGCGACGTGCTGGCCGGGCTGTTCCATGGTGCGCGCACGTCGCTCGCCGTCGGGCTCGCCGCAACTGCCGCCGCGATCCTCGTCGGCAGCATCCTGGGCACTGTGGCCGGCTTTGCCGGCGGGTTGGTCGACGAGGTGCTGATGCGTATCACCGACGCCTTCCAGACCGTGCCAGGCTTCCTGTTGTCGCTCGCCCTTGTCAGCGTCGTCGGGCCGTCGCTCGGCGTGGTGGTCGCGGCGATTGCGCTGAGCGCCTGGACCGGGCCGGCACGCATCGCCCGCGCCGAGGTGCTGTCCATCCGCGAGCGCGACTATGTCGCCTCGGCGCGGGTCATAGGCATGCATCCGGTCGAGATCGCCTTCCGCGAGGTGCTGCCCAACGCGCTGCCACAGGTTTTGGCGCTGTCGTCGGTGATCGTGGCCGCAGCCATCCTGACTGAGGCGGCACTGTCCTTCCTCGGCCTTGGCGATCCCAACCGCGTCACCTGGGGTGGCATGATCGCGGAGGGCAGGGCGGTGCTTCGCTCCGCCCCCTACCTCTCCGTCATCCCCGGCATCGCATTGGTGCTGGCTGTGCTTGGCGTCTACCTGGCCGGCGAGGGCGTGGTCGAAGGCACGGCGGCGCGCGAGGGGCAGGCATGA
- a CDS encoding ABC transporter ATP-binding protein has translation MKPLLELRGLGVRYRVAVAPALEGVDLDLAAGERLAIIGESGSGKSTLARAVAGLLPHTAAIAGTVAWPGLDHPARNGRDVGFVFQDPASSLDPVMSVGDQVAEVALANLDMDWRAARRLAVELLDRVKLPEPAALAQAYPHQLSGGQKQRVAIAAAIAARPKLLIADEATSALDTIVQADIVALIRALVSEDGMALLFVSHDIALAANLADRISVFRNGRMVEMAATAELLSRPRSDYSRALLAAHLGLDAHAGAAI, from the coding sequence ATGAAACCGCTGCTTGAACTGCGTGGGCTGGGGGTGCGCTACAGGGTAGCCGTGGCGCCGGCGCTGGAAGGTGTCGACCTCGACCTCGCCGCCGGTGAACGGCTGGCCATCATCGGCGAAAGCGGCTCCGGCAAAAGCACCTTGGCACGGGCCGTTGCCGGGCTGCTGCCGCATACGGCGGCGATTGCTGGCACGGTCGCATGGCCGGGGCTCGACCATCCGGCGCGCAACGGCCGCGATGTCGGCTTCGTCTTCCAGGACCCGGCGTCGAGCCTCGATCCTGTCATGTCGGTTGGCGACCAGGTCGCCGAAGTGGCACTCGCCAATCTCGACATGGACTGGCGCGCAGCACGGCGGCTGGCGGTTGAGCTTCTCGACAGGGTGAAGCTGCCTGAGCCGGCGGCGCTGGCGCAGGCCTATCCACACCAGCTGTCGGGCGGGCAGAAACAGCGCGTGGCAATTGCTGCGGCGATTGCGGCCCGCCCGAAACTGTTGATCGCCGACGAGGCGACGAGCGCGCTCGACACTATCGTCCAGGCCGACATCGTGGCGTTGATTCGTGCGCTGGTGTCCGAGGACGGCATGGCGCTGCTGTTCGTCAGCCATGACATCGCCCTTGCCGCCAACCTCGCCGACCGCATCTCCGTTTTCCGCAATGGCCGCATGGTCGAGATGGCTGCGACGGCTGAACTGCTGTCGCGGCCTCGGAGCGACTACAGCCGTGCGCTGCTGGCCGCACATCTGGGGCTGGATGCCCATGCGGGTGCAGCCATATGA
- a CDS encoding ABC transporter permease subunit, whose amino-acid sequence MLRFLLGRLAVLIPTFIGVSIIAFSFIRLLPGDPVALLSGERVMSPERHAEISAQLGFDRPIVIQYLDYLWGVVRGDFGTSIVTKRPVVDQFFELFPATVELSLCAIIFAVVLGVPAGIIAAIKRGSFADQAMMGTALVGFSMPIFWWGLLLIMLVSGMLGWTPVSGRISLMYYFPPVTGFMLIDSLLSGQAGAFKSAISHLILPTIVLGTIPLAVIARQTRSAMLEVLSEDYVRTARAKGLSTFRVVGVHALRNAMIPVVTTVGLQVGVMLAGAILTETIFSWPGIGKWMVDSVSRRDYAVIQGGLLMIAAVIMLVNLAVDLMYGLINPRIRH is encoded by the coding sequence ATGCTCCGGTTCCTGTTGGGACGGCTCGCCGTCCTGATCCCGACATTCATCGGGGTCTCAATCATCGCATTCTCCTTCATCCGTCTGTTGCCCGGCGATCCTGTCGCCCTGCTTTCCGGCGAGCGCGTCATGTCGCCGGAGCGCCACGCGGAAATCTCTGCCCAACTCGGTTTCGACCGGCCCATCGTCATCCAGTACCTCGACTATCTCTGGGGCGTGGTGCGTGGCGATTTCGGTACCTCGATCGTCACCAAGAGGCCTGTCGTCGACCAGTTCTTCGAACTGTTCCCGGCGACGGTCGAGCTGTCGCTCTGCGCTATCATCTTCGCCGTCGTGCTCGGCGTTCCGGCAGGCATCATCGCTGCGATCAAGCGTGGTTCCTTCGCCGATCAGGCGATGATGGGCACTGCACTCGTCGGCTTCTCGATGCCGATCTTCTGGTGGGGCCTGCTGCTGATCATGCTGGTATCGGGCATGCTCGGCTGGACGCCTGTCTCCGGCCGCATCTCTCTGATGTACTATTTCCCGCCCGTCACCGGCTTCATGCTGATCGACTCGCTGCTTTCAGGCCAGGCTGGCGCGTTCAAGTCGGCTATCAGCCACCTGATCCTTCCGACCATCGTTTTGGGTACCATCCCGCTTGCTGTCATTGCCCGCCAGACGCGCTCAGCGATGCTGGAAGTGCTGTCGGAGGATTATGTCCGCACGGCGCGCGCCAAGGGCCTGTCGACCTTCCGCGTCGTCGGCGTCCATGCGCTGCGCAACGCCATGATCCCCGTTGTCACGACAGTCGGTCTGCAGGTCGGCGTGATGCTGGCCGGCGCTATCCTGACCGAGACGATCTTTTCCTGGCCGGGTATCGGCAAGTGGATGGTCGATTCCGTGTCGCGGCGCGACTATGCCGTCATCCAGGGTGGCCTGCTCATGATCGCTGCCGTGATCATGCTGGTGAACCTTGCGGTCGACCTGATGTACGGCCTCATCAACCCGCGTATCCGGCACTAG
- a CDS encoding YegP family protein translates to MYKFEVYKDKGGEFRFRFRASNGEVMFSSEGYAAKASALKAIESIKKNTPAASVDDQTTAVT, encoded by the coding sequence ATGTACAAATTCGAGGTCTACAAGGACAAGGGCGGCGAGTTTCGGTTCCGCTTCAGGGCTTCCAATGGCGAGGTGATGTTCAGCTCGGAAGGCTATGCCGCCAAGGCATCGGCGCTGAAGGCGATCGAGTCGATCAAGAAAAATACGCCCGCTGCCTCGGTGGACGATCAGACCACTGCGGTCACCTGA
- a CDS encoding ABC transporter permease subunit yields the protein MSQAAATSAVSTDPSRRARLAEFWYYFSENRGAVIGLVFFIFLVLLAIFAPLIAPHDPTQQYRDAVLVPPVWQEGGRADFLLGTDAVGRDMLSRLVFGTQFSLFVGVIVTALSLVIGVVFGVIAGYFRGWVDTAIMRVMDIILAFPSLLLALVLVAILGPGLVNAMIAISLVYQPHFVRLARAAVMSEKTRDYVVAAKVAGAGHTRLMFKTILPNCMAPLIVQATLSFSSAILDAAALGFLGMGAQPPTPEWGTMLAEAREFIQSKWWVVTLPGVAILITVLAINLMGDGLRDALDPKLKRS from the coding sequence ATGTCTCAAGCTGCTGCAACCAGTGCTGTCTCGACCGACCCATCCCGCCGGGCGCGGCTGGCCGAGTTCTGGTACTATTTCTCTGAAAACCGCGGTGCCGTCATCGGCCTCGTGTTCTTCATCTTTCTCGTGCTCTTGGCGATCTTCGCGCCGCTGATCGCGCCGCATGATCCGACCCAGCAATACCGCGACGCGGTTCTGGTCCCGCCGGTCTGGCAGGAGGGCGGCCGCGCCGACTTCCTGCTTGGCACTGACGCCGTTGGCCGCGATATGCTTTCTCGCCTCGTCTTCGGCACCCAGTTCTCGCTGTTCGTCGGTGTCATCGTGACCGCGCTGTCACTGGTCATCGGCGTCGTCTTCGGCGTCATCGCGGGCTACTTCCGCGGCTGGGTCGATACCGCCATCATGCGCGTCATGGACATTATCCTGGCCTTCCCGTCCCTGCTGTTGGCACTCGTGCTGGTGGCGATCCTTGGACCGGGCCTGGTCAACGCGATGATTGCCATCTCGCTCGTCTACCAGCCGCATTTCGTGCGCCTGGCACGCGCCGCGGTGATGAGCGAAAAGACCCGCGACTACGTCGTCGCCGCCAAGGTGGCGGGTGCCGGCCACACCCGCCTGATGTTCAAGACCATCCTGCCGAATTGCATGGCACCGCTGATCGTCCAGGCGACGCTGTCGTTTTCTTCCGCCATTCTCGACGCCGCGGCACTGGGCTTCCTCGGCATGGGCGCGCAGCCGCCGACCCCGGAATGGGGCACCATGCTGGCCGAGGCCCGCGAGTTCATCCAGAGCAAGTGGTGGGTGGTGACGCTTCCGGGTGTTGCGATCCTGATCACCGTGCTGGCGATCAACCTGATGGGCGATGGCCTGCGCGACGCGCTCGACCCGAAGCTGAAGAGGTCCTGA
- a CDS encoding ABC transporter permease, which translates to MTRALRLLRRRLIGSIPVLLIVVVGSFLLLEAAPGDAVDAYVASVGGDAGMIEALRQSWGLDASPMTRLAAYLWALLHLDLGHSVAFSRPVLDVVLERLPNTLLLMGAATALSFALGTALGILAGARPGSARDRLLSIGSLALYAVPGFWLALVLTIVFSVELRWLPLSGMETIASGKTGFARALDVAWHMVLPVTSLGLIYLALYLRMMRAGMAEVWRMDFTLAARARGIPRRRIVLSHVARNALLPLVTMLGLQSAQMLGGSVVIESVFSVPGLGRLAQEAVGSRDTPLLIGIILVSAVLVIVINLLVDIAYVALDPRVGASEANA; encoded by the coding sequence ATGACCCGCGCCTTGCGCCTGCTGAGACGCCGATTGATCGGCAGCATTCCGGTGCTGCTGATCGTGGTTGTAGGTTCTTTCCTGTTGCTTGAAGCCGCGCCCGGCGATGCGGTTGACGCTTATGTTGCCTCCGTCGGCGGTGACGCCGGCATGATCGAGGCTTTGCGCCAGAGCTGGGGGCTCGACGCCTCGCCGATGACCCGGCTTGCCGCCTATCTCTGGGCGCTGCTGCATCTCGACCTCGGCCACTCGGTCGCTTTCTCCCGGCCGGTTCTGGATGTTGTGCTGGAGCGGCTGCCGAACACGCTGCTTTTGATGGGGGCGGCAACGGCACTGTCCTTCGCGCTTGGCACCGCACTCGGCATTCTTGCCGGCGCGCGGCCGGGCAGCGCCCGCGACCGGCTGCTGTCGATCGGCTCGCTGGCGCTTTATGCCGTGCCCGGCTTCTGGCTGGCGCTGGTGCTGACCATCGTCTTCTCGGTCGAGCTGCGCTGGCTGCCGCTGTCGGGCATGGAGACGATAGCATCCGGCAAGACAGGCTTTGCTCGCGCCCTCGATGTCGCCTGGCATATGGTGCTGCCGGTGACGAGCCTCGGCCTGATCTATCTCGCGCTCTATCTCAGAATGATGCGGGCCGGCATGGCCGAGGTCTGGCGCATGGACTTCACGCTCGCTGCACGCGCCCGTGGCATCCCGCGCCGGCGCATCGTGCTGAGCCATGTCGCGCGAAACGCGCTCTTGCCACTGGTCACCATGCTCGGCCTGCAGTCGGCGCAGATGCTGGGCGGCAGCGTGGTGATCGAAAGCGTCTTTTCGGTGCCGGGCCTCGGCCGGTTGGCGCAGGAGGCGGTGGGCTCGCGTGACACGCCGCTGCTGATCGGCATCATCCTGGTCAGCGCTGTGCTGGTGATCGTCATCAACCTGCTTGTCGACATCGCCTATGTCGCGCTCGACCCGCGCGTCGGCGCCAGCGAGGCGAATGCATGA
- a CDS encoding L-2-amino-thiazoline-4-carboxylic acid hydrolase, translated as MTEHAIRAEKLAAELDSAFRNRADLYRLMLDELAVELGDAKAEEILVRAIEKRGREVAVLAFSSFGPNDARAIGEAFLAVSPDGGRMYPTDVERSDQHIAFKVKRCPLKDAWVGAGVGDDRLATLCRIAGAFDRGLFEATGIRFDNVTWTPGHGSGCCHICLTDRDA; from the coding sequence GTGACCGAACATGCCATACGGGCCGAGAAACTTGCCGCAGAGCTCGATTCCGCCTTCCGCAACCGCGCCGACCTCTACCGTCTGATGCTGGACGAGCTTGCCGTCGAGCTTGGCGACGCCAAGGCGGAGGAGATCCTGGTGCGGGCGATCGAGAAGCGCGGCCGCGAGGTTGCCGTGCTGGCTTTCTCCAGCTTCGGGCCAAACGATGCGCGTGCCATCGGCGAGGCCTTCCTGGCCGTCAGCCCCGATGGCGGGCGGATGTACCCGACAGATGTCGAGCGCAGCGACCAGCACATCGCCTTCAAGGTCAAGCGTTGCCCACTGAAAGATGCCTGGGTGGGGGCAGGCGTAGGCGACGACAGGCTGGCGACCTTGTGCCGGATCGCCGGCGCCTTCGATCGTGGCCTGTTCGAGGCGACAGGCATCCGCTTTGACAACGTCACCTGGACGCCTGGCCACGGCTCCGGCTGCTGCCACATCTGCTTGACCGATCGCGACGCCTGA
- a CDS encoding ABC transporter substrate-binding protein: protein MAGFEISRRKVLAGSAFLLASTALPSIGWAQARKGGRLVVAADSEPRNLNPAIVASNGVFFVASKVIEPLAEASFDGEDGLEPRLATSWEGSADGLSVTFKLREGVTWHDGQSFSSADVAFSALNVWKPLQNLGRVVFKNLEAVETPDANTAVFKFSKPTPLQLIKNALPALTSVVPKHVYDGKDIAENPANNAPIGTGPFKFAEHKAGEYYRLERYDKYWGEGEPQLDEIIYRVLPDRAAAAGALEAEEIQLAAFSAVPLADLERISKVPGIKVITEGYEALTYQLVVEINHRRKEMADLKVRQAIAHAIDKDFVVKTIFLGYARPATGIVPQNDKQFYTPDVETYGFDVAKANALLDEAGYPKKDDGKRFALKLLPAPYFNETKQFGDYLRQALAAVGIDAEIVNNDSAAHQKAVYTEHAFDIAIAPPVFRGDPAISTTILVQSGIPDGVPFSNQGGYKNDELDALIGKAAETLDPAARIELYKEFQKKVAADLPLINVAEWGFITVARDTVKNVSNNPRWAVSNWADTYVET from the coding sequence ATGGCGGGTTTTGAGATTTCGAGACGCAAGGTTCTGGCGGGATCGGCGTTCCTGCTGGCCTCGACGGCACTGCCCTCGATCGGCTGGGCGCAGGCAAGGAAGGGCGGCCGGCTGGTCGTTGCGGCGGATTCCGAGCCGCGCAACCTGAACCCGGCGATCGTTGCCTCCAACGGCGTGTTTTTCGTCGCGAGCAAGGTCATCGAGCCGCTGGCCGAGGCCTCGTTCGACGGCGAGGATGGGCTCGAGCCGCGGCTGGCGACGAGCTGGGAAGGTTCGGCCGACGGCCTGTCCGTCACCTTCAAGCTGCGCGAGGGCGTGACCTGGCACGACGGTCAGTCGTTCAGCTCGGCCGACGTGGCGTTTTCGGCACTCAATGTCTGGAAGCCGCTGCAGAATCTCGGCCGCGTCGTGTTCAAGAACCTGGAGGCGGTGGAGACGCCGGACGCAAACACCGCCGTGTTCAAGTTCTCCAAGCCGACGCCGCTGCAGCTGATCAAGAACGCGCTGCCGGCGCTTACGTCGGTGGTGCCGAAGCATGTCTATGACGGCAAGGATATTGCCGAGAACCCGGCCAATAATGCGCCGATCGGCACCGGGCCGTTCAAGTTTGCCGAGCACAAGGCGGGCGAATATTACCGGCTGGAGCGTTACGACAAATACTGGGGCGAAGGCGAGCCTCAGCTCGACGAGATCATCTATCGCGTGCTGCCCGACCGCGCCGCGGCCGCCGGCGCGCTGGAGGCGGAAGAGATCCAGCTTGCGGCATTCTCCGCCGTGCCGTTGGCCGATCTCGAGCGCATCTCCAAGGTTCCCGGTATCAAGGTCATCACCGAAGGCTACGAAGCGCTGACCTACCAACTGGTGGTCGAGATCAATCATCGCCGCAAGGAGATGGCCGACCTCAAGGTGCGCCAGGCGATCGCCCATGCCATCGACAAGGATTTCGTCGTCAAGACGATCTTCCTGGGCTATGCCAGGCCGGCGACCGGTATCGTACCGCAGAATGACAAGCAGTTCTACACGCCTGACGTTGAGACCTACGGCTTCGACGTCGCCAAGGCGAACGCGCTGCTGGACGAAGCCGGCTATCCGAAGAAGGATGACGGCAAGCGTTTTGCGCTCAAGCTTCTGCCGGCGCCCTATTTCAACGAGACCAAGCAGTTCGGCGACTATCTGCGCCAGGCGCTGGCCGCCGTCGGCATCGATGCCGAGATCGTCAACAATGATTCTGCCGCCCACCAGAAGGCCGTCTACACCGAGCACGCCTTCGACATCGCCATCGCCCCGCCGGTGTTCCGCGGCGACCCGGCGATCTCGACGACGATCCTGGTGCAGTCGGGTATTCCCGACGGTGTGCCCTTCTCCAACCAGGGCGGCTACAAGAACGACGAACTCGACGCGTTGATCGGCAAGGCTGCGGAGACGCTGGATCCGGCAGCGCGTATCGAGCTCTACAAGGAGTTCCAGAAGAAGGTGGCGGCCGACCTGCCGCTGATTAATGTCGCCGAATGGGGCTTCATCACGGTCGCGCGCGACACGGTGAAGAACGTCTCGAACAACCCGCGCTGGGCGGTTTCGAACTGGGCGGACACCTATGTCGAAACGTGA